The Acidobacteriota bacterium region ACGCGCTGGGCGCCACGGTGCTCAACCGGGACGGCCAGTCCGTCCCCATCGTCATGGGCAGCTACGGCATCGGCGCCGAGAGAATCCTGTCGGCCGCGGTGGAGCAGTGCCACGACGACAAAGGCATCGTCTTCCCCGCCACCATCGCCCCCTTCGACGTCATCCTCGTCCCCGTGAGCATGGAGGACAGCCGGCTGGTCGAGACCGCCGACCGGTTCTACGCGGAGCTCCGCGCCGCCGGCCTCGAGGTGCTCTACGACGACCGGCCCGAGCGGCCCGGCGTCAAGTTCAACGACGCCGACCTGGTGGGCATCCCCGTCCGGATTACCCTTGGAACAAAGAAGCTCGCCCAGGGGCTGGCCGAAGTGACGGTGCGCCGCGAGGCCAAAGCCGTCGACTGCCCCGTGGGCGAGGTGACGGACCGCGTGACCGCCACGCTGGCGGCGCTGCGGGCCGAGATCGAGGCCCGCGTCCGCGACATCCGTCCGCTGCAGTGACCGGAGGCGTGGCCATGAACCAGTCCCTGTCGATGGAGATCACCTTTCCCGACGGCAAGCGCCTGAGCATCCGGAAGGGGTCCACCCTGCTGGACATCCTGCGCCGCTCGCGACTCCAGAGCGCCATGCCGGTGGTGGCGGCCAAGATCAACAACCGCCTCACCAATCTCCGCCACAAGCTGCGCGTCGACTCGCGGGTGGAGTTCATCGACTGCGTTCACCCCGAGGGCTTCCGCGTCTACCAGAGCTCACTGGTGTACCTCCTCGGCATGGTGGTGGAGCGGCTCTTCCCCCGCGCCGAGATGAAGGTGGAGCACTCCCTGAGCAAGGGGCTCTACTGCGAGCTCATCAAGGACACCACCCTGACGAAGGACGAGTTGCGGCGCATCGAGGCCGAGATGCGCGACCTCATCGCGCAGGACCTGCGGCTGGACAAGGAGAAGACCTACCTCGACGAAGCCCGCCAGTTCTTCCGCGCCACCGGCCAGGAGGACAAGATCCGGCTCTTCCGCCACTCCAACCCCCACACCATCGACATCTACATCTGCAACGGCTACCAGAACTACTCCGACTGTCCGCTGGTGCCCAGCACGGGGCTGCTGAACCTCTTCAGCCTGGTCTTCTACCCGCCCGGCTTCATCCTGATCATGCCCGAACCGTACGCGGTGGAGGTGGGCGAGGCGGCGACCGTGCCCGAATTCATCTCGCAACCCAACCTGTTCCGCGTCTTCCAGGAGTATGGCCAGTGGCTCGACATTCTGGGCCTGGGGGAGGTGGGCGAGCTCAACGAGCGGGTGGTGGCCGGCGCCGCCCCGGAGATCATCCGGATCAGCGAGGCGCTCCATGAGAAGAAGATCGCCCAGCTCGCCGACCAGGCGGTGGGCAGCCGGATCGTGCTCATCGCCGGGCCGTCGTCGTCGGGGAAGACCACCTTCGCCAAGCGGCTGGCCGACCAGCTCCGGGTGGACGGCCTGCTGCCCGAGGTCATCTCGCTGGACGACTACTTCCTCGACCGCGAACAGACGCCCAAGGACAGCCACGGCCAATACGACTTCGAGAGCATCCGGGCGCTGAACATCGACTTGCTGCACGAGCACTTCGAGCGGCTTCTCGAGGGCCAGCCCGTCTCGATGCCCCGCTACAACTTCCACACCGGCCGCTCGGAGCCGGATCACCGGACCATCACGCCGTCGGCGACCACCATTCTGCTGTACGAGGGGATCCACGCCATCAACCCGGAGTTGATGCGCAACCTGCCCATGCACCAGATCAAGCGGATCTACGTCTCGCCCCTGACCGCGCTGAGCATGGACCACCACAACCGCATCCCCACCACCGACGTCCGGATGCTGCGCCGGATCGTCCGCGACTACCTGTTCCGCGGCTACGACGCGCTGGTCACCCTGCAGCGCTGGCGCTCGGTGCGCCGCGGCGAGACCGCCTACATCTTCCCCTACCAAAAGGACGCCGACCTGTTCTTCAACTCGTCGCTGGTGTACGAGCTGGCGGTGCTGAAGCGCTGCGCCGAGCCGCTGCTGCTCCGCATCAGCACCGAGCACAGCGAGTACTCCGAGGCGCGGCGCCTGCTCAAGTTCCTGTCCTACTTCCAGGACATCCCGCCCGACTCGGTGCCCAACAACTCCATCCTGCGGGAGTTCATCGGCGCCAGCGCGTTCCGCTACTGACGCGGCGGCGGGCGGACGGCCCCCAGGAGCGCCCCGTGTCCAACCGGCAGCACGAAACGCCCGAAGACGCCATGCGCCGCGTGACCGCGGAGATCGTGGGCCGCGCCGCCCGCTACGCCCGCCGCCGGGGCCTGGACGTCCGGATTTCCAAGACGTCGCGGGGCGCGGGCACGCCCGTCGTCGAGCTGGATCCGGCCACACCGGCCGGTAAGGCGCGCCTGGCCGAGTATCTCGCCCGGCCGGCCCGCCACTACACCCTCGCGGGGCTCGGCGCGCCCGAAGACCCCAACGCCGTGAACTGGCGGAAGGTGAACCTGCCCGCGCCGCGCCGCACCCTGCTCACGGTGATGGTGGGAATCTCGTTCCTGCTCAAGGGGACGCCGTTCAAGAACCGGTGGTACCGCTGGATGGGCGTCCACGTGGGCCGCAACGTGGAGGTCATGCAGATGGTCTGGCTGGACCATTTCCGCCCCGAGCTCGTCTTCATCGGCGACAACACCCTGGTGGGCGCCTTCAGCCAGTTCACCGTGCACGCCTACGAGGGGCGCGGCCGGTTCCGCTTCGGGCTGGTCGAGGTGGGCCGCAACTGCACCATCGGCGCCGGCGCCGGTCTCGGCATGATCAAGGTGGAGGACGACGTTCGCATCCTGCCGGGCACGGTGGTCTCGCCCTACTACCCCCGCATCAAGGCGGGCACGGTGGTCGGCTACGACCCGCCGCCGAAATCGGCACCTGTCACGCAGGAGCAGCCCGAAACCGTTGATAGTTGAGGGTTCGTGCCCGTAATCGTAATCGTAATTCGTAATCGTGATCGTAATTCGTAATCGAGGCTCGAGACTCGAGGCTCGAGGCTCGTTCCCGTAATGCGGACATCGGACATCGGACTTCGGACTTCGGACTTCGGACTTCGGAATTCGGACATCGGCCGCTTCGCGCGGAGCGCTCTGGATAGCACGAAGTGCTTTGGAGTGCGGCGGCTCGACGCCGCTTTGGATTTCGGAACGGTTTGTCGATTTGGGACGGCTGCAAAATCCAAAGACGCGTCCCGCGCCGATCCAAAGCGCAGTCCAGCCTGCGCACTCCACGGCGCTTCGCGCTATCCAAAGACGCGTCCCGCGCCAATCCAGAGCGCAGCCGCCGACGGCGATGGAATGGTGTCGCGGGCTCCACGGGCCTTGCGGGGAGGGCTTTCCCGCCGCTCGCTCCCGCTCGCGGTACCTCCCGCGTGCCCGCCGCTCGATGGTGCCTGTCGACCCGGAGCGCGAGGCTCGTTCCCGCCATGCGGACTTCGGACTTCGGGCCGCCCGGATTCACCGCGGAGGACGCAGAGGGCACAACGGATATTTCAAACCACCAAACAGTGTCGTTCTTGATCTTGTGTTCACCAGTTCTCAGGTTCACAAGTTTGCAGATTGTTGAAGCCCAATCGGTTGAAATGTGATCGTTGATGTTCTATGGTTGAGTATCTGAACGCGTAGCGGTGATCATGATCGGTGAGCTGGATATAGTCTGAATGAAAATAGTGATGAGTTCAGATCAGTCGAGGCACCCGTTTGAATCCGATTGAACACCATGAAGGAGACTGGTATGTCTGTTGTCGACAAGATCATCTGGGGTTTGATCTTTCTCGCTGTTGCCGGTATTCAGTTTGTTTCATCTCCGCACCAATCAACTCCGTTTAAAGTTAGAGGAGTTTTTATCGGCGGCGTGATTTTAACTGGTATCGCCTTCTGGATTTTTTTTACAGCGTGGCGGAATCGACAACATCTTGGAAAAGGACCTTGCGATCTCTGCGGTCGGAAGGCCCGCCCTCTCAAGGTGTACCGAGTGATAGACAAAGCTCCAGATGATTCCATCCACATTGTCTGCTGGATCTGCGAGTTGCAAAAATATCTCTTCATGCTTGTCTACGCAGCGCTCGTAGTAGGTCTTGGTTACGTTATCGACGCGCTGAAAGTGTACTTTCCAAGCGGCCGCGAATCCATCATGTCGCCCGACCGGTACGATCCTTATATGACCGTCGGAATCATCGCTTGGCTGGTGGGCAGCATATCCCTGTACTTCCTGGTCAAATCCATGCTGCCTGCCGAAATTCTGAAACGAAGGGCTTCTGAATCAGAGATTAAACCGTATGACCCGGAATCCGAAATCTTCGCCCGGTTGCAAGAGCTCAATGCAGAAATGATGGCTTGGACCCACGACGACGGCTTGCCCAAGCTGGAACAGCTAAATCTCGAAGCCCGAAAAATTGGTCGGGTCCTCCACCGCGAAGGAGGCAAGGAGCGCATGCTGGAGGTTTTCAGAGCGCTGGATCTGGGCCGCCCCATTGAGAGCGCTTGGGATGGAATTGGGCAGTGGCGGGGGTAATCCGGCAGTACCACATGTGGTCACCGGGGTTGGCATCGCGATCATCGTCGCGGGGGTTTTGGAAAAATGCACCCAAACTCACCGGATCACATGAATTCGGTTAACACCTACTGAAACACAACCACTCTCGCTGGTGGCTGGATCCCGATCCTCGGACATTGGACGTCAGCCAACGCTTCGCGCAGAGCACTTTGGACAGCGCGCAGTGCTTTGGAGTGCAGCGGCTTGACGCCGCTTTGGATTCCGGACCGGTTTGTCGATTGGCGACGGTTGCATAATCTTAAGACGCTACCGCGTCCATCCAAAGCGCAGCCGCCGACGGCGATGGTCCCATCACCCAGGTTCCATCAACGACACGAATGAACTCGTATCCAAATAGC contains the following coding sequences:
- a CDS encoding nucleoside kinase — protein: MEITFPDGKRLSIRKGSTLLDILRRSRLQSAMPVVAAKINNRLTNLRHKLRVDSRVEFIDCVHPEGFRVYQSSLVYLLGMVVERLFPRAEMKVEHSLSKGLYCELIKDTTLTKDELRRIEAEMRDLIAQDLRLDKEKTYLDEARQFFRATGQEDKIRLFRHSNPHTIDIYICNGYQNYSDCPLVPSTGLLNLFSLVFYPPGFILIMPEPYAVEVGEAATVPEFISQPNLFRVFQEYGQWLDILGLGEVGELNERVVAGAAPEIIRISEALHEKKIAQLADQAVGSRIVLIAGPSSSGKTTFAKRLADQLRVDGLLPEVISLDDYFLDREQTPKDSHGQYDFESIRALNIDLLHEHFERLLEGQPVSMPRYNFHTGRSEPDHRTITPSATTILLYEGIHAINPELMRNLPMHQIKRIYVSPLTALSMDHHNRIPTTDVRMLRRIVRDYLFRGYDALVTLQRWRSVRRGETAYIFPYQKDADLFFNSSLVYELAVLKRCAEPLLLRISTEHSEYSEARRLLKFLSYFQDIPPDSVPNNSILREFIGASAFRY